The Primulina tabacum isolate GXHZ01 chromosome 16, ASM2559414v2, whole genome shotgun sequence genome window below encodes:
- the LOC142529719 gene encoding protein SCARECROW-like — MAAKAFALGAVEGDNICAARGGDAYHLSNYSTAQLQGCSKMVRKRAASEMELQQTVNEARFLRRAAARTASPPPPPPQGDYGDVTRLPLPNPPTQHSIQVPNYSTMMRSYDATNLNTRAARARSDPSFAFTQNNVCYTAGASSTTALTNYVDSTAASSSLPSQVSSSTPPLCVFSGLPLFPPDGSRGATALQLSSASTSCSSLVTEETTTWIDGIIKDLVQSSNVSIPQLILNVREIIHPCNPNLATLLEYRLRSLTTPSDDVGSGRKLDMLPPPPNFESPSERRLYMQANNSSFLLSQGLNAEPIINHAMSWPPCNTQIHIQSNSPRTSTALSFASSPVTILSNSDEMPEQAQTQDQNLAHLQRQLKSPPGDSATKLARTTNPVIETIKEKKEEYRQKQRDEQGLQLLTLLLQCAEAVSADKLEEANKLLLEISQLATPFGTSAQRVAAYFSEAMSARLVSSCLGMYAALPTVPHSQKMAMAFQVFNGISPFVKFSHFTANQAIQEAFEREDRVHIIDLDIMQGLQWPGLFHILASRPGGPPFVRLTGLGNSAEALEATGKRLSDFAEKLGLPFEFSPITEKVGNINLENLNVSCREAVAVHWLQHSLYDVTGSDSNTLWFLQRVSPKVVTVVEQDLSHAGSFLGRFVEAIHYYSALFDSLGACYGEESEERHAVEQQLLSREIKNVLGVGGPSRTGEAKFTNWREKLQQSGFKGISLAGNAAAQATLLLGMFPSSDGYTLVEDNGALKLGWKDLCLLTASAWRPSLSTE; from the exons ATGGCGGCAAAGGCTTTTGCTTTGGGTGCTGTCGAGGGTGATAACATATGCGCAGCTCGCGGGGGAGACGCTTATCATTTGAGCAATTATTCCACCGCTCAATTGCAGGGCTGCAGCAAAATGGTCAGAAAGAGGGCTGCGTCAGAGATGGAACTCCAACAAACCGTTAACGAGGCCAGATTTCTCCGCCGAGCGGCCGCTAGGACAGCttcgccgccgccgccgccgccccAGGGTGACTACGGGGATGTTACAAGGCTTCCTCTTCCTAACCCACCAACTCAACACTCGATACAAGTCCCCAACTACTCCACGATGATGCGATCCTATGATGCCACAAATTTGAATACCAGGGCGGCGCGGGCCAGGTCAGACCCTTCATTTGCATTTACTCAAAATAATGTTTGTTACACCGCCGGAGCTAGTAGCACTACCGCCTTGACTAATTACGTGGACTCCACCGCCGCCTCCTCTAGCCTACCATCTCAAGTCTCCTCTAGTACTCCTCCACTGTGTGTTTTCTCGGGCTTGCCATTATTTCCTCCAGATGGAAGCCGAGGTGCCACTGCCTTGCAGCTGTCTTCTGCTTCCACCAGCTGCTCAAGTTTAGTTACGGAGGAGACCACGACATGGATCGATGGAATCATAAAAGATCTCGTCCAAAGCTCCAACGTCTCCATCCCCCAACTCATTCTCAATGTCCGGGAGATTATTCATCCTTGCAACCCAAATCTTGCCACCCTGCTCGAGTATAGGCTCCGCTCTCTCACTACTCCCAGTGATGACGTTGGGAGTGGTAGAAAGTTAGACATGCTCCCGCCGCCTCCCAATTTTGAAAGCCCTTCCGAGCGCAGATTGTATATGCAGGCCAACAACAGTAGTTTCTTGCTCTCACAGGGCCTTAACGCTGAACCAATTATCAATCATGCCATGAGCTGGCCTCCCTGTAACACCCAGATCCACATTCAAAGCAATTCTCCTAGGACCTCGACTGCTCTTTCTTTTGCTTCCTCGCCGGTGACTATTCTTTCCAATTCTGATGAAATGCCCGAACAAGCTCAAACCCAGGACCAAAACTTAGCGCATCTGCAGCGGCAATTGAAGAGTCCACCTGGGGATTCCGCGACGAAACTAGCGAGAACAACCAACCCCGTTATCGAAACAATAAAGGAGAAGAAAGAGGAATATAGACAAAAGCAAAGAGACGAACAAGGTCTACAACTTTTGACTTTACTCCTTCAGTGTGCGGAGGCGGTGTCAGCAGATAAGTTGGAAGAGGCTAACAAGTTGCTTCTGGAGATCTCCCAACTCGCCACACCATTTGGCACGTCTGCCCAACGTGTTGCGGCTTACTTCTCAGAGGCAATGTCTGCCAGGCTAGTCAGCTCGTGCTTAGGGATGTATGCTGCGTTGCCAACTGTGCCGCACAGCCAGAAGATGGCGATGGCCTTTCAAGTCTTCAATGGGATTAGCCCCTTTGTTAAGTTCTCGCATTTCACTGCTAACCAGGCCATTCAAGAAGCGTTTGAGAGAGAAGATAGGGTTCACATAATAGACCTCGACATTATGCAAGGGTTACAGTGGCCAGGCCTCTTTCACATATTGGCATCTCGGCCCGGTGGTCCTCCATTTGTTCGCCTAACAGGATTAGGAAACTCCGCCGAGGCTCTCGAAGCAACTGGAAAGCGCTTGTCTGATTTTGCGGAGAAATTGGGACTGCCATTTGAGTTTTCGCCGATCACCGAGAAAGTTGGCAACATCAACCTAGAGAATTTAAATGTAAGCTGCAGGGAGGCTGTGGCGGTTCACTGGTTGCAGCATTCGCTATACGATGTCACTGGCTCCGACTCCAATACATTATGGTTCTTGCAAAG AGTATCCCCTAAAGTGGTCACGGTCGTCGAGCAAGACTTGAGCCACGCAGGTTCATTCTTGGGAAGATTCGTCGAAGCTATTCATTACTACTCGGCCTTGTTTGACTCTCTTGGAGCTTGCTACGGGGAAGAGAGTGAAGAAAGGCATGCAGTGGAGCAGCAACTATTGTCCAGGGAGATAAAGAACGTGTTGGGCGTTGGGGGTCCATCGAGAACAGGGGAGGCTAAGTTCACAAATTGGAGAGAAAAGCTCCAGCAATCTGGCTTTAAAGGTATATCGTTGGCTGGCAATGCCGCGGCCCAAGCCACCCTCCTGCTGGGAATGTTTCCTAGTTCTGATGGCTACACTCTAGTGGAGGATAATGGCGCCCTCAAGCTCGGTTGGAAAGATCTGTGTTTACTCACTGCATCAGCCTGGAGGCCTTCCTTGTCCACCGAATAA